Proteins encoded by one window of Winogradskyella sp. PG-2:
- a CDS encoding protein adenylyltransferase SelO, translated as MRLNINDTFNKELPSDSKTENTRRQVFEATHSYVIPRVPSYPKLLHASIEMAEEVGLDKESVSSKAFIEVFSGSKIQPKTKPYAMAYAGHQFGNWAGQLGDGRAISLFEVEHHKNRWALQLKGAGETPYSRQGDGLAVLRSSIREYLCSEAMCHLGVPTTRALSLMLSGDDVLRDMLYDGNANYEKGAIVCRVAPTFIRFGNFELFAARKDYKNLKKLADYTIKYFYPQLGKSSKETYIKLFKEVANRTLDMIIHWQRVGFVHGVMNTDNMSILGLTIDYGPYGWLEGFDFGWTPNTTDRQNKRYRFGNQPNIGLWNLLQLANALYPLVEEGEPFETILNQYQTDFESKSLEMMRSKIGLQKEEDNDASLIADLEDCLLLWEIDMTIFFRLLSNHKKGNPQYGFEVIRKAFYDSTAIKDEVLDKWKGWFMSYDQRLQIEELIDQHRKANMNLVNPKYVLRNYMAQLAIDDANKGNYSLIDELFNLLKKPYDEQPENEKWFVKRPDWARHKVGCSMLSCSS; from the coding sequence ATGCGACTGAATATTAACGACACCTTTAATAAAGAATTACCCTCAGACTCTAAGACTGAAAATACTAGACGACAGGTTTTTGAAGCAACACATTCTTACGTAATTCCAAGAGTACCCTCTTATCCAAAATTGCTTCACGCTTCTATTGAAATGGCTGAAGAGGTTGGGTTAGATAAGGAATCTGTGAGCTCAAAAGCATTTATAGAAGTTTTTTCTGGTTCAAAAATTCAGCCTAAAACTAAACCTTATGCTATGGCTTATGCTGGTCATCAGTTTGGAAATTGGGCTGGCCAACTAGGAGATGGTAGAGCTATTAGTTTGTTTGAAGTAGAACATCATAAAAACCGTTGGGCATTACAGTTAAAAGGCGCAGGTGAAACACCATATTCTAGACAAGGTGATGGTCTGGCAGTTCTTAGGTCTTCTATTCGAGAATATTTATGTAGTGAAGCTATGTGCCATTTAGGTGTGCCAACTACAAGAGCATTGAGTTTAATGTTATCTGGAGATGATGTATTGCGAGATATGCTTTACGATGGTAATGCTAATTACGAAAAAGGCGCCATTGTTTGTAGAGTCGCACCAACATTTATTCGTTTTGGCAATTTTGAATTGTTTGCTGCGCGAAAAGATTACAAAAACCTTAAAAAGTTAGCAGATTATACTATTAAGTATTTTTATCCTCAATTAGGAAAGTCTTCTAAAGAGACATATATAAAGCTCTTTAAAGAAGTTGCGAATAGAACTTTAGATATGATTATTCATTGGCAACGTGTTGGTTTTGTTCATGGTGTGATGAATACAGATAACATGTCTATTTTAGGTTTAACCATTGATTATGGACCTTATGGTTGGTTAGAAGGCTTTGATTTTGGTTGGACACCAAATACAACCGATAGACAAAACAAGCGCTATCGTTTTGGCAATCAGCCAAACATTGGGCTTTGGAATTTATTACAATTGGCTAATGCTTTATATCCTTTGGTAGAAGAAGGAGAGCCTTTTGAAACGATCCTCAATCAATATCAAACAGATTTTGAAAGTAAGTCATTAGAGATGATGCGTTCAAAAATTGGACTTCAAAAGGAAGAAGATAATGATGCTTCATTAATAGCAGATTTAGAAGATTGTTTATTGCTATGGGAAATCGATATGACTATCTTTTTTAGATTACTTTCTAACCATAAAAAGGGAAATCCACAATATGGATTTGAAGTTATTAGGAAGGCTTTTTATGATTCGACAGCTATTAAAGATGAGGTTTTAGATAAATGGAAAGGTTGGTTTATGTCTTACGACCAAAGATTACAAATAGAAGAACTAATAGACCAACATCGAAAAGCCAATATGAATTTGGTTAATCCAAAATATGTACTTAGAAATTATATGGCGCAACTAGCCATTGATGATGCCAATAAAGGTAATTATAGCTTAATTGATGAATTATTTAATTTGCTTAAAAAACCTTATGATGAACAGCCAGAAAATGAAAAATGGTTTGTAAAACGCCCAGATTGGGCAAGACATAAAGTAGGTTGCTCAATGTTATCTTGTAGTTCTTAA
- a CDS encoding DUF427 domain-containing protein, with protein MKAIWNNQIIAESNDTIVIEGNHYFPHDSINKEFFKPSETHTVCSWKGTASYYTISIDGKQNTDAAWFYPEVSELAKGIKNYVAFWRGVQIKD; from the coding sequence ATGAAAGCCATTTGGAATAATCAAATTATAGCAGAAAGTAACGATACCATTGTTATTGAAGGAAATCACTATTTCCCTCATGATAGTATTAACAAAGAATTTTTTAAACCTAGTGAAACACATACAGTTTGTTCATGGAAAGGTACAGCGTCGTATTATACCATTAGTATAGATGGAAAACAAAATACAGATGCGGCTTGGTTCTATCCAGAAGTATCAGAATTAGCTAAAGGGATTAAGAATTATGTAGCGTTTTGGAGAGGTGTACAAATTAAAGACTAG
- a CDS encoding bifunctional alpha/beta hydrolase/OsmC family protein produces MKSAKLKIQNRKGVTLNAHLELPANQKPNYYAIFAHCFTCSSSLSAVKHISRSLTQDGFAVVRFDFTGLGRSEGKFADSHFSANVDDLLDVHAYMAEHYNAPSLLIGHSLGGAAVLVAASKLDTVKAVATVGAPATVSHVKHLFSHNIYNIRAGETTEVNIGGRPFVINQDFVSEFDKTDLPEIVKNLRKPLLIMHSPFDKIVGVENAQQLYHNAHHPKSFITLDDADHLLTDEKDSRYVGEVIGTWAKRYFPKSENIMLSTEGEQLVGHLNIVEDNFTTSIQTKNHTFIADEPTSIGGSDFGPSPYEYLNAALAACTVMTLKMYAEHKKWDLQEVFVYISHSRKHSNDLNVEIDKPKYLDHISKKLKFVGNLDATQKERLKEIASRCPVHKTIASEVIFETQIIKD; encoded by the coding sequence ATGAAAAGTGCTAAACTAAAAATACAGAATAGAAAAGGTGTTACACTGAATGCTCATTTAGAATTACCAGCAAATCAAAAACCTAATTACTACGCCATTTTTGCACATTGCTTCACCTGTAGCAGTAGTCTTAGTGCTGTAAAACATATAAGTAGGTCATTAACTCAAGATGGGTTTGCAGTTGTTCGATTTGATTTTACAGGCTTGGGTCGTAGCGAAGGTAAATTTGCAGATAGTCATTTCTCAGCAAATGTTGATGATTTATTAGATGTACATGCATATATGGCAGAGCATTACAATGCGCCAAGTTTATTGATAGGTCATTCTCTAGGTGGCGCAGCAGTATTAGTTGCTGCATCAAAACTAGATACTGTTAAAGCTGTTGCAACTGTTGGTGCACCAGCAACTGTAAGTCACGTAAAGCATTTGTTTTCTCATAATATTTATAATATAAGAGCAGGTGAAACTACTGAAGTAAATATTGGTGGACGACCATTTGTAATCAATCAAGATTTTGTTTCCGAGTTTGATAAAACAGATTTGCCAGAAATTGTAAAAAATTTAAGAAAACCTCTGCTCATTATGCATTCACCATTCGATAAGATTGTTGGAGTTGAGAATGCACAGCAATTATATCATAATGCACATCACCCAAAAAGTTTTATCACTTTAGATGACGCAGATCATTTACTAACTGATGAAAAAGACAGTCGATATGTTGGGGAAGTTATTGGGACATGGGCAAAACGCTATTTCCCTAAAAGTGAAAATATAATGTTGAGTACTGAAGGTGAACAATTGGTTGGTCATTTAAACATTGTGGAGGATAATTTTACAACGTCTATTCAAACCAAGAATCATACATTTATTGCAGATGAACCTACAAGTATTGGAGGAAGTGATTTTGGACCCTCACCTTATGAATATCTTAATGCAGCATTAGCAGCTTGTACTGTAATGACATTAAAAATGTATGCCGAGCATAAAAAATGGGACTTACAAGAAGTGTTTGTTTATATCTCACATTCTAGAAAGCATAGCAATGATTTAAATGTTGAAATAGACAAGCCAAAATATCTTGATCACATTAGTAAAAAATTAAAATTTGTTGGTAACTTAGATGCAACTCAAAAAGAAAGATTAAAGGAAATTGCCTCTCGTTGTCCTGTGCATAAAACTATTGCTAGTGAGGTGATTTTTGAAACCCAAATAATAAAAGATTAA
- the egtB gene encoding ergothioneine biosynthesis protein EgtB — protein MQLVTANPITKERFLNIRSRTEAICKSLKPEDVSIQPIDFVSPPKWHLAHITWFFEEFVLTKSKPNYQVFNKNFAYYFNSYYNNVGERVIRANRGLMTRPTLDEIIEYRAYLDEHIVQFLESDLSKSVYDVIEIGLQHEQQHQELLIYDIKYILGHQPSFPKLDFEVKLNPEFKSQEFIKIDEGIYTIGHQEDCFCWDNELGKHKVYLHDFEISNKLVTNQDYIEFIEVGGYKNFNLWHADGWDYIQKNNIKSPMYWHKINGQWMQYTLQGFIIIDKDLPVSHISFYEAFAFSQWKEMRLPTEFEWEVASKHFEYGQLWEWTNSAYLPYPNYSKAEGAIGEYNGKFMVNTMVMRGSSIATPKDHCRPTYRNFFSPEIRWQFSGIRLVK, from the coding sequence GTGCAATTAGTTACAGCGAATCCAATTACTAAAGAACGGTTTTTAAATATTAGAAGTCGTACTGAAGCTATTTGTAAATCACTAAAGCCCGAAGATGTATCGATACAACCAATAGATTTTGTATCTCCACCTAAATGGCATTTAGCACATATCACATGGTTTTTTGAAGAGTTTGTTTTAACTAAGAGTAAACCTAATTATCAGGTTTTTAATAAAAACTTTGCTTATTATTTTAATAGCTATTACAATAATGTTGGTGAGCGTGTTATTAGGGCAAATCGTGGTTTGATGACAAGGCCAACTTTAGACGAGATTATAGAATATAGAGCATATTTAGATGAGCATATAGTCCAATTTCTTGAAAGTGACTTATCAAAAAGTGTCTATGATGTAATAGAAATTGGATTGCAGCACGAGCAGCAACACCAAGAGTTGTTGATCTATGATATTAAATATATTTTAGGGCATCAGCCATCATTTCCAAAGTTAGATTTCGAAGTAAAACTAAATCCTGAATTTAAATCCCAAGAGTTCATTAAAATAGATGAAGGTATTTACACCATTGGACATCAAGAAGACTGTTTTTGTTGGGATAATGAATTAGGTAAGCATAAAGTATATCTTCACGATTTTGAGATTTCAAATAAATTGGTAACCAATCAAGACTATATAGAATTTATTGAAGTTGGGGGTTATAAAAATTTCAATCTTTGGCACGCAGACGGATGGGATTATATTCAAAAAAATAATATAAAGTCACCTATGTATTGGCATAAAATTAATGGTCAATGGATGCAATATACACTTCAAGGTTTTATAATAATTGATAAAGATTTACCAGTAAGTCATATCAGTTTTTACGAAGCATTTGCTTTTTCACAATGGAAAGAAATGCGTTTGCCAACCGAGTTTGAGTGGGAAGTTGCTTCAAAACATTTTGAGTATGGACAACTTTGGGAATGGACTAATAGTGCTTATTTACCCTATCCAAATTACAGTAAAGCTGAAGGTGCAATCGGTGAGTATAACGGTAAGTTTATGGTAAACACTATGGTAATGAGAGGTTCTTCTATTGCTACACCCAAAGATCATTGCAGACCAACTTACCGTAACTTTTTTTCGCCAGAAATCAGATGGCAATTTTCAGGAATTAGATTAGTAAAATAA
- a CDS encoding L-histidine N(alpha)-methyltransferase, producing the protein MTDTFAQDVLNGLLADNKHLSSKYFYDDNGSRIFQEIMNMPEYYLTDAEFEILSMQSKQIVDALKFSTPFNIVELGAGDGFKTFKLLEYLASNNIDFNYVPIDISQEAIDLLTERLKERLPNITIKPKVGDYFEILKENKESDHPSLLLFLGSNIGNYKEEKAIELLQLFNDNMNIGDKLLVGFDLKKNPIIIHNAYYDSHGITKRFNLNLLLRINRELEADFKMDDFDFYCHYNPITGDVKSYIISLRQQTVHIKKLNQSISFDYNELIWTELSKKYSISKIRNLAEAANFKLTSNFLDCKHYFTDSLWEK; encoded by the coding sequence ATGACAGATACTTTTGCACAAGATGTGCTTAATGGCTTATTAGCTGATAATAAACATCTATCTTCAAAATACTTTTATGATGATAATGGGAGTCGCATATTTCAAGAAATAATGAATATGCCAGAATATTATCTTACAGATGCTGAATTCGAAATTCTTTCAATGCAATCCAAACAAATCGTTGATGCTTTAAAATTTTCAACCCCTTTTAATATCGTTGAGCTTGGAGCTGGAGATGGTTTTAAGACTTTTAAGCTTTTAGAGTATTTGGCCAGTAATAATATTGACTTTAATTATGTGCCAATAGATATTTCTCAAGAAGCTATAGACCTGTTAACTGAGCGATTAAAAGAGCGTTTGCCAAATATTACTATTAAGCCTAAGGTTGGTGATTATTTCGAAATATTAAAAGAAAATAAGGAAAGTGATCACCCAAGTTTGCTTTTATTTTTGGGTAGTAATATAGGGAATTATAAAGAAGAGAAAGCTATAGAGTTATTACAGCTTTTTAATGACAATATGAATATTGGTGATAAGCTATTAGTTGGTTTTGATTTAAAGAAAAACCCAATTATTATTCATAATGCTTATTATGATAGTCATGGTATTACTAAACGTTTTAACTTGAATTTACTTTTACGCATAAATAGAGAATTAGAGGCCGATTTTAAGATGGATGATTTCGATTTTTACTGCCATTATAATCCTATTACTGGTGATGTAAAGAGTTATATTATTAGTTTAAGACAGCAGACGGTTCATATAAAGAAGTTAAATCAATCAATTAGTTTTGATTACAATGAACTTATTTGGACAGAACTTTCAAAGAAGTATAGTATTAGCAAAATTCGTAACTTAGCAGAAGCCGCAAATTTTAAGCTAACCTCTAACTTTTTAGATTGCAAACATTATTTTACAGATAGCCTCTGGGAAAAATAG